A single region of the Nicotiana sylvestris chromosome 6, ASM39365v2, whole genome shotgun sequence genome encodes:
- the LOC138871373 gene encoding uncharacterized protein, protein MMQQVIGSTAKINERVDAHDAAIKNIEVQVGQISMSLNNRPQGMLPADTQINPKDKGPKQLMAVSLRNGRDLDEEQERARDNIQAETLIQVPIELDESTRLTDVTVQPAQEEKNTPQETEKVAEAVEEPVVEIVAEKEKSQAIGKKSPPPPFPQRLAKHQKEEQYKKFFEMLKQIRVNIPLTEVLKEMPGYTKMMKDLMSRKFDFQDLATVTLTQTCSAVATRPVAEKLSDPGSFTIPCTIGNFAFAKALCDLGPSINLMPLVIYKRLGIGRARLTSMLLQLADRTVKRPFGILDDVLIQVGKFVFLADFVILDCKVDEEIPIILGRPFLATWRALIDCETGELKMRLNDEEIIFNVQKSMRRPSEFANCSLIDAVDVIVQSDDEVLTIEDPLAACLTNLEEVNGEDLAEWVLALEDRGFWDRELEFEPLHLGKRETPPAKPSIEESPKLELKPLPTHLRYEFLGPDSTLPVIISSGLLDVQVQ, encoded by the coding sequence atgatgcagcaggttattgggtccacTGCAAAGATAAACgagagagtagatgcacatgacgcAGCTATCAAAAATATTGAAGTGCAAGTGGGACAAATTTCaatgtctctgaacaatcgtcctcaAGGGATGCTACCTGCAGATACCCAAATCAATCCTAAAGATAAGGGCCCGAAGCAGTTGATGGCGGTGAGTCTCCGTAACGGCAGGGATCTCGACGaagagcaagagagagctcgtgacAATATACAGGCTGAGACACTCATTCAGGTACCCATTGAGCTGGATGAATCCACAAGGTTGACAGATGTGACAGTCCAGCCTGCTCAGGAAGAAAAGAATACTCCGCAGGAGACCGAGAAAGTTGCTGAAGCAGTTGAAGAGCCGGTAGTGGAGATAGTAGCCGAGAAAGAAAAGTCCCAAGCGATTGGGAAGAAAAGCCCTCCTCCACCATTTCCACAGAGGTTAGCCAAGCATCAAAAGGAGGAGCAATACAAAAAGTTCTTTGAGATGCTCAAGCAAATTcgggtaaatattccattgactGAAGTCTTAAAGGAGATGCCTGGATACACAAAAATGATGAAAGACTTAATGTCCCGAAaatttgatttccaagacttggctaCGGTGACACTTACTCAGACATGCAGTGCAGTGGCAACTAGACCTGTTGCTGAAAAGCTCTCTGATCCAGGGAGTTTTACTATTCCATGTACAATTGGAAACTTTGCTTTTGCGAAAGCACTCTGTGATTTAGGGCCCAGcattaatcttatgcccctggtcaTTTACAAGAGGTTGGGCATTGGGAGAGCTAGACTCACCTCTATGTTGCTACAGCTGGCTGACAGGACTGTGAAGCGTCCATTTGGGATCCTGGATGATGTACTTATTCAGGTGGGGAAATTCGTGTTCCTTGCAGATTTTGTAATATTGGAttgcaaggtggatgaagaaattcctatCATCTTAGGAAGACCTTTCTTGGCCACATGGAGAGCTCTTATTGATTGTGAGACCGGGGAGCTTAAGATGAGGCTCAATGACGAAGAGATTATTTttaatgtgcagaaatctatgaggcgccCAAGTGAGTTCGcaaattgctctcttattgatgccgtggatgtaatcgtaCAGTCTGATGATGAAGTGTTGACGATTGAGGATCCCCTCGCTGCATGTTTGACGAATTTGGAGGAAGTGAACGGTGAGGACTTGgcagaatgggtgttggcattggaagatagagggttctgggatagaGAACTAGAGTTCGAGCCCCTACACTTAGGAaagagagaaactcctccagctaagccatccaTTGAAGAATCACCGAAGCTGGAACTAAAGCCACTGCCAacccacctcaggtatgaatttttgGGACCCGACTCCActctacctgttattatctcatctggtttgttagatgtgcaggtccAATAG